The following proteins are encoded in a genomic region of Nicoliella spurrieriana:
- the lgt gene encoding prolipoprotein diacylglyceryl transferase translates to MQIKLALNPIAFHLGPILVHWYGIFIASAVILAVFLSVREGKKRGIKPDDIYDMLLWALPFSIISARLYYVIFQWGYYQNHLNEIIKIWDGGIAIYGSLIGAAIVIIIFCRSRLIPVWLMLDVISPTVLLSQGIGRWGNFMNQEAFGQVTSLAFLHHLHLPQFIINQMFISGLYRQPTFLYESLWSFLGVAVLFSLRHVPHFFKRGEVFLSYIMWYSFGRFFVEGMRTDSLMIGSVRVSQWLSIVLFGFALGLLIYRRRTIPDASWYLDGTKKLLK, encoded by the coding sequence ATTCAAATTAAATTAGCATTGAACCCCATCGCGTTTCATTTGGGACCAATTCTGGTTCATTGGTACGGCATTTTTATTGCCAGTGCTGTGATCCTAGCGGTTTTTTTATCGGTCCGTGAGGGGAAAAAACGGGGCATTAAGCCTGATGATATCTATGACATGTTATTATGGGCATTACCATTTTCCATTATTAGTGCCCGCCTGTACTACGTTATCTTTCAATGGGGGTACTATCAAAACCATCTCAATGAAATTATTAAAATTTGGGACGGTGGAATTGCAATTTACGGTTCGCTAATTGGTGCTGCTATTGTAATCATTATCTTTTGTCGTAGTCGATTAATTCCAGTATGGTTAATGCTAGATGTTATTTCACCGACCGTATTACTAAGTCAAGGAATTGGCCGGTGGGGAAACTTCATGAACCAAGAGGCATTTGGTCAGGTAACTAGCCTCGCCTTTCTCCACCACCTCCACCTACCACAGTTCATTATTAATCAGATGTTCATTAGTGGGTTGTACCGTCAACCGACATTTCTATATGAATCGCTATGGAGTTTCTTAGGGGTGGCAGTGTTATTTTCATTACGCCACGTTCCCCACTTCTTTAAACGCGGCGAGGTGTTTCTAAGTTATATCATGTGGTATTCATTTGGCCGCTTCTTTGTGGAAGGGATGCGAACCGACAGCCTAATGATTGGGAGTGTTCGAGTATCACAATGGTTATCGATCGTGTTGTTTGGCTTTGCATTGGGATTATTGATCTACCGTAGACGGACCATTCCGGATGCTAGTTGGTATCTAGATGGCACTAAAAAACTATTAAAATAA
- the hprK gene encoding HPr(Ser) kinase/phosphatase: protein MAERVTVKDLVDNTHLSVAYGEDYLDRLITTSDISRPGLELTGYFNYYPAKRIQLLGITETSFAKGMASFDLYDVMEKMCQPETPAFVISTQLDPPEELLEAAEQKQIPVLCSKLTTSRVLSNMTNYLEAKLAERMSLHGELVDIYGLGVLITGDSGVGKSETALELIKRGHRLIADDRVEVYQQDEQTLIGQAPRILRHLLEIRGIGIIDAMNLFGAGAVRSNTKVDLIVHLSNWSKETPFDRLGDNKDFQRIFDVDVPKIKIPVKIGRNLAVLIESAAMNFRARSMGYDATKVFDENLKSLIKENSIRDSKERSKEKQIESDNEHALHDRPDDQK, encoded by the coding sequence ATGGCTGAACGAGTAACCGTTAAGGACCTCGTTGATAATACTCACTTGAGCGTTGCCTATGGTGAAGACTATTTGGACCGCTTAATTACCACCAGCGATATTTCACGACCTGGATTGGAATTGACCGGCTATTTTAATTACTATCCGGCAAAGCGAATCCAGCTTTTGGGCATTACTGAAACTTCCTTTGCAAAGGGAATGGCTAGCTTTGATCTGTATGACGTGATGGAGAAGATGTGTCAACCCGAGACGCCGGCCTTTGTGATTTCGACCCAGTTGGACCCACCCGAGGAACTACTGGAAGCTGCTGAACAGAAGCAAATTCCAGTGCTGTGTTCTAAGTTAACCACTTCACGGGTACTTAGTAACATGACTAATTACTTGGAAGCAAAGTTAGCTGAACGAATGTCATTGCATGGTGAATTAGTCGATATTTACGGGCTTGGGGTTTTAATTACTGGTGATTCTGGAGTGGGGAAGAGTGAAACCGCGCTTGAATTGATTAAGCGGGGGCATCGCTTGATTGCAGATGATCGAGTAGAAGTCTACCAACAAGATGAGCAGACGTTGATCGGGCAAGCCCCCCGCATTCTTAGGCATCTATTGGAGATTCGTGGAATTGGGATTATCGATGCGATGAACCTCTTTGGTGCCGGGGCAGTCCGCAGTAACACTAAGGTTGATTTGATCGTCCACCTGTCAAATTGGTCTAAGGAGACTCCGTTTGACCGGTTGGGTGATAACAAGGATTTTCAACGGATTTTTGACGTTGATGTTCCTAAAATTAAAATTCCGGTCAAAATCGGTCGGAATCTAGCCGTCTTGATTGAATCCGCTGCGATGAATTTCAGAGCCCGTTCGATGGGTTACGATGCTACTAAGGTCTTCGATGAAAACTTAAAAAGCTTGATCAAGGAAAATTCAATCCGTGATTCAAAAGAACGTTCTAAGGAAAAACAAATTGAATCAGACAACGAGCATGCGCTTCATGATCGTCCTGATGATCAGAAATAA
- a CDS encoding phage holin family protein, with amino-acid sequence MHFLKQILLNMLVFIAVAGFLQSSGIFYVASITAALGAALVLSILNALVKPFITVLSLPINILTLGLFSIVINGLMLEMTSWLVGNESFHFSSFGSAMLVAIILSLCNAIFADHYQRQNQ; translated from the coding sequence ATGCATTTTTTGAAACAAATATTATTGAACATGCTGGTGTTTATTGCAGTGGCCGGTTTTTTACAAAGTTCAGGGATTTTTTACGTTGCTAGTATCACGGCCGCCCTCGGTGCTGCGTTAGTGCTATCAATTTTGAATGCGCTGGTTAAGCCGTTCATTACCGTTTTATCATTGCCGATTAATATCTTGACCCTGGGGTTGTTCAGTATCGTTATTAATGGCTTGATGTTAGAAATGACCTCCTGGTTAGTCGGCAACGAAAGCTTTCACTTTTCATCATTTGGTAGTGCAATGTTGGTAGCGATTATTCTATCGCTATGCAATGCCATTTTTGCTGATCACTATCAACGACAAAATCAGTAA
- a CDS encoding PspC domain-containing protein — MKTKKKLMKSHQNRVLTGVLGGIADYFGINARYLRIAYLVLTILFIHTMLPVLIYLALMVLMPSDYGANDRFSGYDHQENNSEMGAKPRGRKILHDVEEKDDHK, encoded by the coding sequence ATGAAAACGAAGAAAAAACTAATGAAATCACACCAAAATCGTGTTTTAACCGGTGTATTGGGCGGGATTGCCGATTACTTTGGCATTAACGCTCGCTATTTAAGAATTGCGTATTTAGTATTAACGATTCTATTTATCCATACCATGCTACCGGTGTTAATTTACCTTGCATTAATGGTTTTGATGCCCAGTGACTACGGTGCTAACGACCGCTTTAGTGGTTATGATCACCAGGAAAATAATTCCGAGATGGGTGCAAAGCCACGCGGCCGTAAAATCCTCCATGACGTTGAGGAAAAGGATGATCATAAGTAG
- a CDS encoding PDZ domain-containing protein — MTITWLLVYQLLLLVNLLFIPGVIFSFEIVIISTVIVALLNLNQYAEQFFHFQTLQNYGMWGSAPANFNYVLLASLFLFGLAIMVAKDGGKFNVPIIERNERQVRIAGYPFKSINVIPLFLFIPGDWIHNLFQFWPVFVLNGQSYAFLIAPILFSFRMTIFKQAPRVVFKKLAGRFAKLALFGILLSVASYFFAIVAVPALGSLLVIYWWLLMRAKAHDKAQGDWYSEVINGVRVVGIEPKTPAAKMNLSIGDVILEVNNIAVTNEDEFYQALLTQSTYCRLKVENRQGQLAITETAIFSNAPHELGVVLFKQES, encoded by the coding sequence ATGACGATTACGTGGCTACTAGTTTACCAATTATTACTATTGGTTAATTTATTATTTATCCCGGGCGTCATCTTTTCATTTGAAATTGTAATTATTTCCACGGTGATTGTAGCCCTCTTGAACCTCAATCAATACGCTGAACAGTTCTTCCATTTTCAAACGTTGCAGAACTATGGCATGTGGGGATCTGCACCGGCCAACTTTAACTACGTTTTATTGGCCAGCCTCTTTTTATTCGGGCTAGCAATCATGGTTGCTAAGGACGGTGGTAAGTTTAACGTTCCCATTATTGAGCGGAACGAACGCCAAGTTCGAATTGCTGGGTATCCGTTCAAAAGCATTAATGTGATTCCCCTTTTCCTGTTTATCCCGGGCGACTGGATTCATAATCTATTTCAATTTTGGCCAGTGTTTGTTTTGAACGGCCAATCATATGCGTTTTTGATCGCGCCAATCCTGTTTAGCTTTCGGATGACGATCTTTAAACAAGCCCCCCGGGTGGTATTTAAGAAATTAGCGGGGCGCTTTGCAAAACTAGCCTTATTTGGAATATTGTTGAGCGTAGCTAGTTACTTCTTTGCAATTGTAGCCGTTCCGGCCTTGGGAAGCTTATTGGTTATTTATTGGTGGCTTTTAATGCGCGCCAAGGCGCATGACAAGGCCCAGGGTGATTGGTACTCAGAGGTAATCAACGGGGTGCGTGTGGTTGGAATTGAACCAAAGACGCCGGCTGCCAAGATGAACCTATCGATCGGGGATGTTATCCTAGAGGTTAATAACATTGCGGTGACCAATGAAGATGAATTCTACCAAGCGTTGTTGACCCAATCGACTTACTGTCGCCTAAAGGTCGAAAATCGGCAGGGCCAATTAGCAATTACCGAAACTGCTATCTTTAGTAACGCTCCCCACGAATTGGGAGTAGTGCTATTTAAACAGGAAAGTTAA
- the prfB gene encoding peptide chain release factor 2 (programmed frameshift), whose product MELSEAKNKIETIQKAINGFRGSLDLDALNEGIHLNEHRMAEPDFWNDQQAAKKVIDETNQMKQKYDRFNNLADAADELSVNLELLEEEADPDLMAEFENNLTKVEAQLTDYRLNLLLSGPYDHNNAIVEIHPGAGGTESQDWGSMLFRMYTRWAEQHQFKVAVLNYQAGDVAGIDTVTFMVIGTNAYGLLQSEKGVHRLVRISPFDSAGRRHTSFASVDVMPELDDSVNIEINPADLRIDYFRASGAGGQHVNKTSSAVRITHEPTGIVVSSQAQRSQLQNRETAMNMLKSKLYEREEEKKAAKKAQIEGEQKDIGWGSQIRSYVFHPYTMVKDHRTNYETGNGQAVMDGDLDPFINAYLQWKLSQKNPD is encoded by the exons ATGGAATTAAGTGAAGCAAAAAATAAAATTGAAACAATTCAAAAAGCCATTAATGGCTTTAGGGGGTCACTT GACTTAGATGCATTGAATGAAGGGATTCATTTAAATGAGCATCGCATGGCTGAACCAGATTTTTGGAATGATCAACAAGCTGCTAAAAAAGTAATTGATGAAACTAATCAAATGAAGCAAAAATATGACCGATTCAATAATTTAGCGGATGCTGCCGATGAGCTATCCGTTAATTTAGAGTTATTGGAAGAAGAAGCTGATCCAGATTTAATGGCCGAATTTGAAAATAATTTAACCAAAGTTGAGGCACAATTAACTGATTATCGCTTAAACCTATTATTATCCGGTCCGTACGATCATAATAATGCCATTGTTGAAATTCACCCGGGGGCCGGGGGCACAGAATCTCAGGATTGGGGTTCAATGCTATTTAGAATGTATACCAGATGGGCCGAACAGCACCAATTTAAAGTAGCGGTGTTAAACTACCAGGCTGGCGACGTTGCTGGAATTGATACGGTTACCTTTATGGTGATTGGGACCAATGCTTACGGGCTGTTGCAATCTGAAAAGGGGGTCCATCGATTGGTCCGGATTTCACCATTTGATTCTGCAGGGCGGCGGCATACTTCATTTGCTTCCGTTGATGTAATGCCAGAACTAGATGATAGTGTAAACATTGAAATTAATCCCGCTGACTTACGAATTGACTATTTTAGGGCTAGTGGGGCCGGGGGCCAACACGTTAATAAGACCTCATCGGCAGTGCGGATTACCCATGAACCGACTGGAATCGTTGTTTCCAGTCAGGCCCAGCGATCTCAATTGCAAAATCGTGAAACTGCAATGAATATGTTAAAATCTAAGTTGTATGAACGTGAAGAGGAAAAAAAGGCCGCCAAGAAGGCTCAAATCGAGGGTGAACAAAAGGATATTGGTTGGGGTTCGCAGATTCGTTCCTATGTCTTCCATCCATACACGATGGTTAAGGATCACCGGACTAACTATGAAACTGGTAACGGCCAGGCGGTGATGGATGGTGATTTAGATCCATTCATTAATGCCTATCTCCAGTGGAAATTAAGTCAAAAGAATCCTGATTAA